A genomic window from Tolypothrix sp. PCC 7910 includes:
- the hetI gene encoding 4'-phosphopantetheinyl transferase HetI — protein sequence MNSSKYLWLPAPKNLILLPDNVHVWRINLDQSAAELQYLTTTLSSDESARAQRFYFPEHRQRFIAGRGSLRTILSRYLGITPQEVQFDYEPRGKPFLASRFSHSGLSFNLSHSQNLALCAVSKNRQIGIDLEYIRPMSDLESLAQRFFLPREYDLVRSLPDEQKSSVFFRYWTCKEAYLKATGEGIAQLERIEISLTPTEAAKLQTAKGWSLLELLPAENYAAAMVVAGFGWDVKCWQYGEVRD from the coding sequence ATGAACTCTTCTAAGTATTTATGGTTACCAGCACCAAAAAACTTAATTTTATTACCAGATAATGTCCATGTTTGGCGTATAAATCTTGACCAATCAGCAGCAGAGTTACAATACTTGACCACAACCCTCTCTAGCGATGAATCTGCTCGTGCTCAAAGATTCTATTTTCCAGAACATCGCCAACGTTTCATTGCGGGTCGTGGTAGCCTAAGGACTATATTAAGTCGTTACTTGGGTATCACTCCTCAAGAAGTACAGTTTGATTATGAACCACGGGGGAAACCATTCTTAGCGAGTAGATTTTCTCACAGTGGATTATCGTTTAATTTATCGCACTCCCAAAATTTAGCCTTGTGTGCAGTTAGTAAAAATCGCCAAATCGGGATAGATCTGGAATATATTCGCCCCATGTCAGATTTGGAATCTCTGGCTCAAAGGTTCTTTTTACCAAGAGAATATGATTTAGTGCGATCGCTACCTGATGAGCAAAAATCTTCAGTATTTTTTCGCTACTGGACTTGTAAAGAAGCTTACTTAAAAGCTACAGGCGAGGGCATAGCGCAGTTAGAGCGAATTGAAATTTCCCTTACTCCCACAGAAGCAGCTAAGTTACAAACCGCGAAAGGCTGGAGTCTACTAGAACTATTACCTGCTGAAAATTATGCGGCTGCTATGGTGGTAGCTGGTTTTGGCTGGGATGTGAAATGCTGGCAGTATGGGGAAGTTAGAGATTAA
- a CDS encoding 2-phosphosulfolactate phosphatase family protein, whose translation MKLFVYHTPELTPTDQAPECAIAVDVLRATSTMATVLAAGGEAVQVFSDLDQLMEVSEKWPPVKRLRAGERGGAKVAGFELGNSPLDCTPELVQGRRLFISTTNGTRALKRVQDAPTVIAAALINRAAVVNFLLEKQPETVWIVGSGWEGSFSLEDTVCAGAIAHSILQHTQLSPDDIAGNDEVISAIALYSQWQDNLLGLLQHASHGKRLLRLECDEDLKYCSQTDILDVLPIQQEQGVLKSLS comes from the coding sequence GTGAAGCTATTTGTTTATCACACCCCGGAATTGACTCCAACAGATCAAGCCCCAGAATGTGCGATCGCAGTTGATGTTCTGCGAGCTACTAGCACAATGGCTACAGTTTTGGCGGCTGGAGGCGAAGCTGTACAAGTGTTCAGCGATTTAGATCAACTCATGGAAGTCAGCGAAAAATGGCCCCCAGTGAAACGACTGCGAGCCGGAGAACGTGGCGGTGCAAAAGTCGCTGGTTTTGAATTGGGTAATTCTCCCCTAGATTGCACACCAGAACTTGTACAAGGGAGGCGCTTATTTATCAGTACCACCAATGGTACACGTGCCTTAAAGCGGGTACAAGATGCTCCAACTGTCATAGCAGCAGCCTTGATCAACCGTGCTGCAGTAGTTAACTTTCTCCTAGAAAAGCAACCTGAGACAGTCTGGATTGTGGGATCGGGTTGGGAAGGCAGTTTTTCTTTAGAAGATACAGTATGTGCAGGTGCGATTGCCCATAGTATTTTGCAACATACTCAATTATCACCAGATGACATAGCTGGTAATGATGAAGTGATTAGTGCGATCGCGCTCTACTCTCAATGGCAAGATAACTTATTAGGACTTTTACAACACGCCAGTCACGGCAAACGTTTACTGCGCCTAGAATGTGATGAAGATCTAAAATACTGTTCCCAAACCGATATTTTAGATGTATTGCCTATACAGCAAGAACAGGGAGTATTAAAATCTCTCAGTTAG
- a CDS encoding VWA domain-containing protein has translation MLENRDYTLIIDQSASMATTDQKNGTSRWAALQESTFALAARCEEFDLDGITIYLFAKGFKRYDYVTSAKVKQIFTENIPGDTTNLAGVLQDAINNYFKRKAEGKTKPAGEAILVVTDGTPGDRQAVFEVIINTTKRLENSQELRISLIQVGADSKATKFLHALDDELQTVGAKFDICDTITLEQLEDMSLTDVLIQAIND, from the coding sequence ATGCTAGAAAATCGGGATTACACCTTAATTATTGATCAAAGTGCTAGCATGGCTACCACAGATCAAAAAAATGGCACAAGTAGATGGGCAGCATTACAGGAATCAACATTTGCCTTAGCAGCTAGATGTGAAGAGTTCGACTTGGATGGTATTACTATTTATCTATTTGCCAAAGGCTTTAAGCGCTACGACTACGTTACATCAGCCAAAGTAAAGCAAATTTTTACAGAAAATATTCCTGGAGATACGACCAATTTAGCAGGTGTACTGCAAGACGCAATTAATAACTATTTTAAACGTAAAGCAGAGGGAAAAACCAAGCCAGCAGGAGAAGCAATTCTAGTTGTTACAGATGGTACACCAGGCGATCGCCAAGCAGTATTTGAGGTAATTATCAATACAACTAAACGTCTAGAAAATTCTCAAGAATTAAGGATTTCGCTAATTCAAGTTGGTGCTGATAGTAAAGCAACTAAGTTTCTCCATGCTTTAGATGATGAGCTACAAACTGTTGGTGCTAAATTTGATATTTGTGACACCATTACTTTAGAGCAATTAGAAGATATGAGCCTTACCGACGTATTAATTCAGGCAATAAATGATTAA
- a CDS encoding S-layer family protein, whose product MSAIKKQSRIFNLKTLLGLPLVVWSLANIRLNAAAQVVPDNTLPINTIVTTNGATFNIDGGTRVGNNLFHSFEQFSLLTGQTSSFNNPTDIQNIISRVTGSSISNIDGLIRTQGTANLFLINPNGIVFGANASLNLGGSFIASTANSIKFTDGSEFSATSPQAHPLLTVSLPLGLQYGPTNTGMITVNGPGNNTGFNQNNFSVITDNRPVGLQVQSQKTLALVGGNVAIAGGNLTAKEGRIELGSVGTNSFVKLNPISSGWALSYENVNSFQDISLSQAASLEVSGNSGGNIQVQGRNIQVKNASAMLANTLGNGSGGALNIKGDSVAVSGSSVSPIPFITYLSTDVAPGATGNGGNLFIDTKSLLVAGGAQISSGTFGSGNAGTLTVKAQEVELTGGSRVAGSSGLFTPVAPGATGNGGNLIIETDNLLITNGGQAFANTFGLGNAGNIQLNAINIKLIGASRGGIPSGIFANSESGTQGAGGNITIDTQNLYVADGARMAVSTFNSKDGGILTVKAKDIELVGGAANVGSSGLFANVESGATGNGGQLLVDTDSLRMAGGAQIAALTFGSGNAGTVQVRANQMQLSGNSPGGLPTGLLANVESGATGNGGNLFIDTQSLRLINGAQIGTGTFSSGNAGDLNIQANDVELIGSSSSASSLIFTTVTSNATGKGGNLNLDTGTLRLIDGGQIASSTAGSGNAGNLIVKATDIEAVGFSEKGRSGLFASAIQGNGDGGNLAIATDNLTLKDGGIISASNFHSINSNISPGQGKAGNIQIEAGAILLDNTSSENPASITASTLSGGGGNIFLNVQQSLTARNASQISADTKGSGDGGSININADSLEFTTGAYLTTSTAGKGNAGLINIDARSIVFDGYSNGSFTGAFSEAKAESQGNGGNIQVTSDILKLNNQARISTNSTGLGQAGNITINSRQIQNNQGKIVATSTQTGGGNLNLTSNFLLLNNNSLISTSVLDSNGGGGNIYINSDFVLAHNHSDIRANAVFGPGGNIQIQTQGIFFSTDSKIDASSQFGLNGIVKITNLETSKNIANIELSENIIDSNQQIAASCRGDRANNFVVTGRGGLPENPTDAIIGKTIWTDLRELSPKVGVDQKAEGKKQQLLPQISQNTPSVIIEAQGWKINSNGQLELIANSPNTIPPVSSNSAPTCSAI is encoded by the coding sequence ATGTCAGCAATCAAAAAACAGAGCAGAATTTTCAACCTCAAAACATTGCTGGGCTTACCTCTTGTTGTATGGTCGTTGGCAAATATCAGGTTGAATGCTGCGGCACAAGTAGTTCCAGATAATACTCTACCTATTAATACAATTGTCACTACCAATGGTGCCACTTTTAACATCGATGGTGGCACTAGAGTAGGTAATAATTTATTTCACAGCTTTGAACAGTTTTCCCTGCTTACAGGGCAAACATCATCTTTCAATAATCCTACTGATATTCAAAATATTATCAGTCGCGTCACTGGCAGCTCTATCTCCAATATTGATGGTTTAATTCGCACCCAAGGCACAGCTAACCTATTTCTCATTAACCCTAATGGTATTGTTTTTGGTGCTAATGCTTCTCTAAATCTTGGTGGTTCTTTTATTGCCTCAACAGCCAACAGCATCAAGTTTACTGATGGTAGTGAGTTTAGTGCTACCAGTCCTCAAGCACACCCCTTGCTTACAGTTAGTTTGCCGCTGGGGTTGCAATATGGGCCTACTAATACAGGCATGATTACTGTTAATGGCCCAGGAAATAATACAGGTTTTAATCAAAATAACTTTTCTGTAATTACAGACAATAGACCTGTGGGACTTCAGGTACAGTCACAGAAAACCCTGGCTTTAGTAGGTGGAAATGTTGCGATCGCTGGGGGTAATCTGACTGCAAAAGAAGGACGAATTGAGTTAGGAAGTGTTGGCACAAACAGTTTCGTCAAACTCAATCCTATTAGCTCAGGTTGGGCATTGAGTTATGAGAATGTTAATAGTTTTCAAGATATTAGTCTTTCGCAAGCAGCCTCTCTAGAAGTCAGCGGCAATAGTGGCGGTAATATCCAGGTACAGGGGCGTAATATCCAAGTAAAAAATGCCTCTGCGATGTTGGCAAATACTTTGGGTAATGGTTCTGGCGGAGCACTGAACATTAAGGGAGATTCTGTAGCAGTCAGTGGCAGTTCGGTATCACCAATTCCTTTTATCACTTATTTATCTACCGATGTGGCTCCAGGAGCCACAGGTAATGGCGGCAATTTATTTATTGATACAAAAAGTTTGTTGGTTGCTGGTGGCGCTCAAATTTCTAGTGGCACCTTTGGTTCTGGTAATGCCGGAACTTTAACAGTTAAAGCCCAAGAAGTAGAATTAACTGGTGGTTCGCGTGTTGCGGGTTCTAGCGGCTTGTTTACACCAGTTGCACCGGGAGCCACGGGTAATGGTGGTAACTTAATAATTGAAACAGATAACTTATTAATTACTAATGGCGGACAGGCATTTGCTAATACCTTTGGCTTGGGAAATGCCGGGAATATTCAACTAAACGCGATAAATATAAAGTTAATTGGTGCTTCTCGAGGCGGGATTCCCAGTGGCATATTTGCTAATTCAGAATCTGGTACCCAAGGCGCTGGCGGTAATATAACTATTGATACGCAAAACTTATATGTTGCTGATGGCGCTAGGATGGCAGTCAGCACCTTCAACTCAAAAGATGGGGGAATTTTAACAGTTAAGGCAAAAGATATAGAGTTAGTAGGAGGCGCAGCTAATGTTGGTTCCAGTGGCTTATTTGCCAATGTGGAATCAGGAGCCACAGGTAATGGTGGGCAATTGTTGGTTGATACCGACAGCTTGCGAATGGCTGGTGGCGCACAGATAGCAGCGTTAACCTTTGGTTCAGGAAATGCGGGAACTGTGCAAGTGAGAGCAAATCAGATGCAACTAAGCGGTAATTCTCCTGGAGGGTTACCCACTGGTTTATTAGCAAATGTGGAATCAGGCGCTACAGGTAATGGTGGCAATTTATTCATTGATACTCAAAGTTTAAGGTTGATAAATGGCGCTCAAATTGGCACAGGTACGTTTAGTTCTGGAAATGCTGGAGATTTAAATATTCAGGCAAATGATGTAGAGCTAATAGGTAGTTCTAGTAGTGCGTCCAGCCTGATATTTACTACTGTTACCTCCAATGCTACAGGTAAGGGAGGAAATTTAAACCTAGATACTGGAACCTTGCGCTTGATAGATGGAGGTCAAATTGCTAGTAGTACTGCTGGCTCTGGAAATGCAGGGAATTTGATAGTCAAAGCTACTGATATAGAAGCTGTAGGATTTAGCGAAAAAGGACGCAGTGGTTTATTTGCTAGTGCAATTCAGGGAAATGGTGATGGCGGTAACTTAGCGATCGCAACTGACAATTTAACTCTGAAAGATGGGGGCATTATTAGTGCTAGTAATTTCCACAGCATTAACTCTAATATTTCCCCAGGGCAAGGAAAAGCTGGGAATATTCAAATTGAAGCTGGTGCTATTTTACTAGATAACACCTCTTCGGAAAATCCCGCTAGCATCACCGCATCTACATTATCTGGCGGTGGCGGTAATATATTTTTAAATGTGCAACAATCATTAACTGCTCGCAATGCTAGTCAAATATCTGCTGACACTAAAGGCAGTGGTGATGGTGGCAGTATTAACATTAATGCTGACTCTCTAGAATTTACGACTGGTGCTTACTTAACTACCAGTACTGCAGGCAAAGGCAATGCAGGTTTGATTAATATTGATGCCCGTTCTATTGTTTTTGATGGTTATAGTAATGGATCATTTACGGGTGCTTTTAGCGAAGCTAAAGCAGAATCACAAGGCAATGGCGGCAATATTCAAGTTACAAGTGATATTTTGAAGTTGAATAATCAAGCTCGCATATCTACTAATAGTACAGGATTGGGTCAAGCGGGGAATATTACGATTAACTCTCGACAAATACAAAATAATCAAGGAAAGATTGTTGCAACTTCTACTCAAACTGGTGGTGGGAATTTAAACTTAACTAGTAATTTCTTGTTGCTCAATAACAATAGCTTAATTAGTACTAGTGTGTTAGATAGTAATGGTGGCGGTGGCAATATTTATATTAATTCTGATTTTGTTTTAGCTCACAATCACAGTGATATTAGAGCTAATGCTGTATTTGGGCCAGGAGGTAATATTCAAATACAAACTCAAGGTATTTTCTTTTCGACAGATAGCAAAATTGATGCTAGTTCACAATTTGGATTGAATGGTATTGTCAAAATTACTAACTTAGAAACCAGTAAAAATATTGCCAACATAGAATTATCAGAAAATATCATAGACTCTAACCAGCAAATTGCTGCTAGTTGTCGAGGCGATCGCGCCAATAATTTTGTTGTCACAGGAAGGGGTGGATTACCAGAAAACCCTACTGACGCTATTATCGGCAAGACTATTTGGACAGATTTACGTGAGTTGTCTCCAAAAGTAGGAGTAGACCAAAAAGCAGAAGGCAAAAAACAACAACTGTTGCCGCAAATATCTCAAAATACGCCATCCGTAATTATTGAGGCTCAAGGATGGAAAATCAATAGTAATGGACAATTAGAGCTAATAGCGAATTCTCCAAATACTATTCCTCCCGTATCTAGCAATTCTGCACCTACTTGCAGTGCAATATAA
- a CDS encoding tryptophan-rich sensory protein, with the protein MQQSTQDNNHDFLRQIVTLAAIIGAFVVNVVSNIFPLNGLSIGQISNTLFKNVLIIPANYAFAIWGLIYLGLFAFGIYQFLPSHKHDSDLRDTGYLLVIASIAQSIWVYLFLSRLFIFSVVAMLLILLPLIVVYLRLDIGNQLAPRQKKWLIYRPISIYLSWISVATIVNVACALNFQGWNGWGISAEAWTITLLLIATAITVVMLIQRQDIAYTGVTLWAILAIAIKHWNNPILRNVALALVIALVLITIIKISR; encoded by the coding sequence ATGCAGCAGTCCACTCAAGACAATAATCATGATTTTCTCCGCCAGATTGTAACCCTAGCTGCAATTATTGGCGCTTTTGTAGTTAATGTAGTATCAAATATTTTTCCGCTCAATGGGCTGAGTATTGGACAGATTTCCAATACATTGTTCAAAAATGTCTTGATTATCCCTGCTAACTATGCATTTGCTATTTGGGGATTGATTTACCTTGGTTTATTTGCTTTTGGCATTTACCAATTTCTACCTAGTCACAAACATGATTCAGATTTACGCGATACAGGATATCTTTTAGTAATTGCCTCTATTGCTCAAAGTATTTGGGTATACCTTTTTCTTTCCAGGCTGTTTATCTTTTCTGTTGTAGCAATGTTGTTGATTTTGCTACCTCTAATTGTTGTATATCTGCGATTAGATATTGGTAACCAACTTGCACCTAGACAAAAAAAATGGTTGATCTACAGACCTATTAGCATTTATCTAAGTTGGATTAGCGTAGCAACTATTGTTAATGTTGCCTGTGCTTTAAATTTTCAGGGTTGGAATGGTTGGGGTATTTCTGCAGAAGCCTGGACTATCACCCTATTGTTGATAGCAACTGCAATTACTGTAGTTATGCTCATCCAACGCCAAGACATTGCTTACACCGGAGTCACACTATGGGCAATCTTAGCGATCGCTATCAAGCACTGGAATAATCCTATACTTAGAAATGTGGCATTAGCTTTGGTCATTGCCCTTGTGTTGATTACTATAATTAAAATCAGCCGTTAA
- a CDS encoding VWA domain-containing protein, whose translation MMSDRDYTLIIDKSGSMSTPDQAGGRNRWEIAQESTLALARKCEQFDPDGITVYVFSGRFKRYDDVTSAKVAQIFQENDPAGTTNLAGVLQDALNNYFQRKAAGKTKPNGETILVITDGEPDDRKAVFEVIINATRKMERDEELAISMIQVGSDPQATKFLKALDDQLQSVGAKFDICDTVTLDDLEEMSLADVLMNAITD comes from the coding sequence ATGATGAGTGACCGTGACTATACATTAATCATTGACAAAAGTGGCAGTATGTCCACTCCTGACCAAGCGGGTGGCAGAAATAGATGGGAGATAGCTCAAGAATCAACTTTAGCCTTGGCGAGAAAGTGCGAGCAATTTGACCCAGATGGCATTACTGTTTACGTGTTTTCTGGCAGATTTAAACGCTATGATGATGTGACATCAGCAAAAGTAGCGCAGATATTCCAAGAAAACGATCCGGCTGGGACAACAAATTTAGCTGGTGTACTCCAAGATGCGCTCAATAATTACTTTCAGCGGAAAGCTGCGGGTAAAACCAAACCCAATGGCGAGACAATTTTAGTCATTACGGATGGTGAACCTGACGATCGCAAAGCCGTATTTGAGGTGATTATTAATGCTACTCGTAAGATGGAGCGAGATGAAGAATTAGCCATTTCGATGATTCAGGTTGGTTCAGATCCCCAAGCTACTAAGTTTCTCAAAGCTTTAGATGACCAGTTACAAAGTGTTGGTGCTAAATTTGATATCTGCGACACCGTAACTTTAGACGACTTAGAAGAGATGAGTCTTGCAGATGTATTAATGAATGCGATCACAGATTAA
- a CDS encoding VWA domain-containing protein: MLENRDYTLIIDKSGSMATPDQKGGRTRWLAAQESTLALASKCEQFDPDGITIYVFSGRFKRYENVTSAKVSQIFRENDPSGTTDLAGVLKHATDDYFQRKAANQTKPNGETILVVTDGEPDDRKAVMKVIIEASRKMDQDEELAISFIQVGTDANATRFLKVLDNELQGAGAKFDICDTVTMEDMEDMSLSEVLLNAIND, translated from the coding sequence ATGCTAGAAAATCGTGATTACACTTTAATTATTGATAAAAGTGGCAGTATGGCTACCCCAGATCAAAAAGGTGGTAGAACCCGATGGCTAGCTGCACAAGAATCTACTTTAGCCCTAGCTAGTAAATGTGAACAATTTGACCCTGATGGTATCACTATTTATGTCTTTTCTGGTAGATTCAAACGCTATGAAAATGTGACATCAGCGAAGGTTTCACAAATTTTTCGCGAAAATGATCCATCTGGAACTACTGATTTGGCAGGAGTCCTCAAACACGCAACTGATGATTACTTTCAACGCAAGGCTGCTAATCAAACTAAGCCCAATGGTGAGACAATTTTAGTTGTTACTGATGGTGAACCAGACGATCGCAAAGCTGTGATGAAAGTAATCATCGAAGCTTCTCGCAAAATGGATCAAGATGAAGAGTTAGCTATTTCTTTCATTCAAGTCGGTACAGATGCTAACGCTACTCGCTTCCTCAAAGTCTTAGATAATGAACTCCAAGGAGCTGGTGCCAAGTTTGATATCTGCGACACAGTTACAATGGAAGATATGGAAGACATGAGTCTTTCGGAAGTGCTACTAAATGCCATTAATGACTAA
- a CDS encoding HAD family hydrolase translates to MSHSSGLYILLVSVHGLIRGHNLELGRDADTGGQIKYVLELAQALAKHPQVERVDLVTRLVNDPKVSADYAKPVEVLSDKAQIIRLNCGPRRYLRKEVLWPHLDNFADELLKHLRQIGKLPHVIHSHYADAGYVGCRVAGWLGIPLVHTGHSLGRVKQQRLLEQGTKPEVIENYFHMATRIEAEETTLASAALIIASTNQEVTQQYGIYDHYQPQRMVVIAPGVALERFYPVPENWQEPPIYKDLQRFLQNPQKPMIMALSRPAIRKNVGTLVKAYGEDPQLRHLANLVLVLGNRDDITTMESGPRQVLTEIFQLIDRYDLYGYIAYPKHHGSDEVPELYRLLAKTRGVFINPALTEPFGLTLIEATACGVPIIATSDGGPRDILAACENGLLIDPLDIKQIQDALRTALTDTEQWQGWSSNGLSRVRENFSWDTHVERYLENVRQLPQRRVQSLLSPLRQGPASNITDWNIPETNRLPTADRFLVCEIDNTLLGDPEALQQLIDRLNNEGHTTGVGIATGRNLDSSLQMLEEYRFPMPDLLIVSTGSEIYYGPQIIPDMNWQRHISYRWQPDAVRQAMAELPGVMLQPSECQGKFKISYFIDEEKSMSYREIMRHLRRHNLHVKGIYSHNMYLDLLPIRASKGDAIRYCALKWGLPIKRFLVAGASGNDETMLAGNTLGVVVGNYSQELEKLRSYPQVYFAQGHYTWGILEALNHYDFFGTLSQTDSEMNAQIEMVMQRREELAMEGALPS, encoded by the coding sequence ATGTCACATAGCTCAGGGTTGTATATTCTACTAGTCAGCGTTCATGGGTTAATTCGAGGTCACAATTTAGAATTAGGACGAGATGCTGATACAGGCGGGCAAATAAAATATGTGCTGGAACTGGCTCAAGCCTTAGCGAAACACCCTCAAGTTGAACGTGTAGACTTAGTTACTCGTTTAGTTAACGACCCAAAAGTCAGTGCTGACTACGCCAAACCTGTAGAAGTTCTTTCTGACAAAGCTCAAATTATTCGTCTGAACTGCGGCCCGCGTCGCTATCTCCGCAAAGAAGTTCTTTGGCCACATTTGGATAACTTCGCAGATGAGTTACTTAAACATCTGCGTCAAATTGGTAAATTACCTCATGTGATTCATAGCCATTATGCTGATGCGGGATACGTGGGTTGTCGAGTGGCGGGGTGGTTAGGTATCCCCCTAGTGCATACTGGTCATTCCCTAGGACGTGTGAAACAACAACGATTGTTAGAACAGGGAACTAAGCCGGAAGTCATTGAAAATTATTTTCATATGGCTACAAGAATTGAAGCTGAAGAAACCACACTTGCTAGTGCAGCATTAATTATTGCTAGTACTAATCAAGAAGTAACACAGCAGTATGGCATTTACGACCACTATCAACCGCAACGGATGGTTGTAATTGCGCCAGGAGTAGCACTCGAACGCTTCTACCCAGTTCCCGAAAATTGGCAAGAACCGCCTATCTATAAAGATTTGCAACGATTTCTCCAAAATCCGCAAAAGCCGATGATTATGGCGCTTTCCCGTCCGGCGATTCGGAAAAATGTCGGTACGTTGGTAAAAGCCTATGGGGAAGATCCACAGTTGCGTCACCTTGCCAATTTAGTCTTGGTTTTAGGTAACCGAGATGACATCACCACGATGGAATCAGGGCCGCGTCAGGTACTTACAGAAATTTTCCAGTTGATAGACCGTTACGACCTTTATGGTTATATTGCCTATCCCAAGCACCACGGATCTGATGAAGTACCGGAACTCTATCGATTATTGGCAAAAACTCGGGGAGTCTTTATTAATCCAGCATTAACTGAGCCATTTGGTTTAACTTTAATTGAAGCAACAGCCTGTGGTGTACCCATTATTGCCACATCAGATGGGGGGCCAAGGGACATTCTAGCCGCTTGCGAAAATGGTCTGCTCATCGATCCCCTCGATATTAAACAGATTCAAGATGCTTTGCGAACAGCATTAACTGATACTGAACAATGGCAGGGTTGGTCTAGTAATGGTTTAAGTAGGGTACGGGAAAATTTTTCTTGGGATACCCACGTAGAACGCTATCTAGAAAACGTGCGTCAATTACCGCAAAGAAGAGTCCAATCTTTACTCAGTCCTTTGCGGCAAGGGCCAGCTAGTAACATCACTGATTGGAACATACCCGAAACCAATCGCTTACCAACTGCCGATCGCTTCTTAGTATGTGAAATTGATAATACTCTCTTAGGTGACCCAGAGGCACTACAACAGTTAATTGATCGATTAAACAATGAGGGACACACCACTGGAGTAGGTATTGCTACCGGACGCAACCTCGACAGTTCCTTACAGATGTTAGAGGAATATCGCTTTCCCATGCCAGATTTGCTAATTGTCTCTACAGGGAGCGAGATTTACTATGGCCCCCAGATAATTCCGGATATGAACTGGCAACGACATATTAGCTATCGTTGGCAACCAGACGCAGTGCGCCAAGCAATGGCAGAATTACCAGGAGTGATGCTACAACCCTCTGAATGTCAAGGTAAGTTCAAGATTAGCTACTTTATTGATGAAGAAAAATCTATGAGCTACCGAGAAATTATGCGTCATTTGCGACGGCATAATCTCCATGTCAAAGGTATTTATAGCCACAATATGTATCTCGACTTGTTACCAATCCGCGCTTCTAAAGGCGATGCTATACGTTATTGTGCCTTGAAGTGGGGATTGCCAATTAAACGGTTTTTAGTCGCAGGTGCGTCAGGTAATGATGAAACGATGCTTGCCGGTAATACCCTAGGTGTCGTTGTGGGGAACTACAGTCAAGAACTGGAAAAGTTGCGTAGCTATCCACAAGTTTACTTTGCTCAGGGGCATTATACTTGGGGCATTTTGGAAGCATTGAATCATTACGACTTTTTTGGGACTTTATCTCAGACAGACTCGGAAATGAATGCACAAATCGAAATGGTAATGCAAAGAAGGGAAGAGTTAGCTATGGAAGGAGCTTTACCTTCTTAA
- a CDS encoding salt stress protein, Slr1339 family, producing MDAIDKLLAELKNEYQEPKPSQPQPQLGIAQPAIPTSPKAASLIDSLLDEVKADFAQVDAAEELQRQQELEQERIRQEQLKAKQLAALEKQAEEWLAKLDPFSPEGLWFERFAEGYPSKLAAAIEYLQNNL from the coding sequence ATGGATGCCATTGATAAGCTGTTAGCTGAACTCAAAAATGAATATCAGGAACCAAAACCCTCTCAACCTCAGCCACAGCTAGGTATAGCCCAACCTGCAATCCCAACATCACCAAAAGCAGCCTCATTAATTGATAGCCTTTTGGACGAAGTGAAAGCTGATTTTGCCCAAGTCGATGCAGCTGAAGAATTGCAACGACAGCAAGAATTAGAGCAAGAACGTATTCGCCAAGAACAACTGAAAGCAAAACAACTAGCAGCTTTGGAAAAACAGGCAGAAGAATGGCTAGCTAAATTAGATCCATTTTCACCTGAAGGGCTGTGGTTTGAAAGATTTGCTGAAGGATATCCTTCAAAATTAGCAGCAGCAATTGAATATTTGCAAAACAATTTGTAG